In Vibrio hippocampi, the following are encoded in one genomic region:
- a CDS encoding autoinducer 2-binding periplasmic protein LuxP, with protein sequence MKQHLLRFLLLTVPFPMSANAHDILPSYWDYHAFLDAHPEQQQLTEQLAETVREEAVAISKNYDPVTISVIYPGQQVSDYWVRNIKAFELRMDELGIDYEINQVFTRPSTDTREQSSSLREAIKAQPDYLIFTLDTSRHKKFIEHVLNASDSKLILQNITTPLRAWDNKQPFMYVGFDHVEGTKLLADYFQQRFKGQHSYSLLYFSEGYISDARGETFIHAMDSTGRYQLASSYYTRADQETGFKAAQNAISQYPDISFIYACSTDVALGAVDALAKHQREDVFINGWGGGSAELDALRNGQLDVTVMRMNDDTGIAMAEAIKLDLQGKPVPTVYSGDFELVTSDDSQERINTLKQQAFRYSDQN encoded by the coding sequence ATGAAGCAGCACTTACTTCGTTTCTTATTGCTCACCGTTCCTTTCCCGATGTCGGCGAACGCCCATGACATCCTACCAAGCTATTGGGATTACCATGCATTTCTGGACGCTCATCCGGAACAGCAACAACTTACAGAACAGTTAGCAGAAACGGTAAGGGAAGAGGCTGTCGCCATTAGTAAAAATTATGATCCGGTCACTATTTCCGTTATCTACCCGGGTCAACAGGTGTCAGATTATTGGGTTCGCAACATTAAGGCTTTCGAGTTAAGGATGGATGAACTCGGTATTGATTATGAAATCAATCAGGTATTTACCAGACCAAGTACCGACACCCGTGAACAGAGCAGTTCGTTGCGCGAAGCCATCAAAGCCCAACCTGATTATCTAATTTTCACTCTTGATACTAGCCGCCACAAAAAATTTATTGAGCACGTTCTCAATGCCTCTGATTCTAAGCTGATTCTGCAAAACATCACCACACCTTTACGTGCTTGGGACAATAAGCAACCTTTTATGTATGTGGGTTTCGACCATGTAGAAGGGACAAAGTTGCTGGCGGACTATTTCCAACAGCGATTTAAAGGGCAGCACAGTTATTCGCTTCTCTACTTTTCCGAAGGGTACATCAGCGACGCTCGTGGAGAGACGTTTATTCATGCCATGGATAGTACAGGTCGCTATCAACTTGCTTCGTCTTATTATACGAGAGCGGACCAAGAAACCGGCTTTAAAGCCGCTCAAAATGCAATCTCTCAGTATCCTGATATCAGTTTTATCTACGCATGCTCAACCGATGTCGCGTTAGGAGCGGTTGATGCACTGGCAAAACATCAGCGTGAAGATGTCTTTATTAACGGTTGGGGCGGTGGCTCTGCTGAACTCGACGCCCTACGCAATGGACAACTCGATGTTACTGTCATGCGTATGAATGATGATACAGGGATTGCGATGGCTGAAGCGATAAAACTCGATTTGCAGGGCAAGCCGGTACCGACTGTTTACTCAGGTGACTTTGAATTAGTGACAAGTGATGACAGCCAAGAAAGAATCAATACACTCAAACAACAAGCATTTCGCTATTCTGATCAAAACTAA
- a CDS encoding GIY-YIG nuclease family protein, whose product MTSQSLASQEQHWYVYLIRTNEQKLYCGITNDLARRFKQHTQGKGAKALRGRGPLELVWSQTQSSKSEALKVEIAIKKLPKVKKEALVNQARRFEL is encoded by the coding sequence ATGACCAGTCAATCTTTAGCATCCCAAGAGCAACATTGGTACGTGTATTTGATTCGTACCAATGAGCAGAAACTCTATTGTGGAATTACCAACGATCTCGCTCGCCGCTTTAAACAGCATACCCAAGGAAAGGGCGCGAAAGCGTTGCGTGGTCGAGGACCTTTAGAGTTAGTGTGGAGTCAAACTCAAAGCAGTAAGAGCGAGGCACTGAAAGTCGAGATTGCTATCAAAAAGCTGCCTAAAGTCAAAAAAGAAGCGTTAGTCAACCAAGCACGCCGATTTGAACTGTAA
- a CDS encoding YceH family protein encodes MNIELSQVEARIIGCLIEKEVTTPDHYPLTLNSLTNACNQKSNREPVMSLSEAEVQDAVDALVKRRLVSDESQFNSRVSKFQHRFCNTEFGDLKLTVQEKGIVCCLLLRGAQTPGEIRTRTNRLCQFSDVKEVESLLDKMAAHDSSGSLVVKLEREPGKRESRYMHLFCGEVDPALAASSTAASTMSASAGFDAIQSDRVTELEQELAQLREEFSQFKQWVNEQLAD; translated from the coding sequence ATGAACATTGAGTTGAGCCAAGTAGAAGCGCGAATTATCGGCTGTTTAATCGAAAAGGAAGTCACCACACCTGATCACTATCCTCTTACCCTCAATAGTCTCACCAATGCATGTAACCAAAAAAGCAACCGTGAACCGGTTATGAGCCTCAGTGAAGCCGAGGTTCAAGATGCAGTTGATGCTCTGGTTAAACGACGCTTAGTGAGTGACGAGAGTCAATTTAATAGTCGCGTATCTAAATTTCAACATAGATTCTGCAATACAGAATTTGGTGATCTTAAACTTACCGTTCAAGAAAAAGGCATCGTCTGCTGCTTATTACTAAGAGGGGCTCAAACACCCGGTGAAATTCGTACCCGTACCAATCGTTTATGTCAGTTTAGCGATGTGAAAGAGGTAGAATCGTTACTTGATAAAATGGCCGCTCACGATTCTTCTGGCTCATTGGTCGTCAAACTTGAGCGTGAACCAGGAAAAAGAGAATCCCGATATATGCACTTGTTTTGCGGTGAGGTTGACCCTGCATTAGCGGCGTCAAGCACTGCTGCGTCGACCATGAGCGCCTCAGCCGGATTCGACGCCATTCAAAGTGACCGCGTCACAGAGTTGGAGCAAGAATTAGCGCAACTGCGTGAGGAATTTAGCCAATTTAAGCAGTGGGTTAATGAACAATTGGCTGACTAG
- a CDS encoding DUF496 family protein, with protein MSSVFEIVAQARRKNKLKRELLDNEKKVRDNRKRVDLLENLMDYIKPEMTHDEIVTIIKNMKADYEDRVDDHIIKSAEISKVRRDISRRIRELTEEDKQAVQGKK; from the coding sequence ATGAGTAGCGTATTTGAAATCGTTGCACAGGCACGTCGTAAAAATAAACTAAAACGCGAACTGCTCGATAATGAAAAGAAAGTTCGTGACAACCGCAAGCGCGTTGACTTGCTTGAAAACCTAATGGACTACATCAAGCCAGAGATGACCCATGATGAAATCGTCACCATCATCAAAAACATGAAGGCTGACTACGAAGATCGTGTTGACGATCACATCATCAAAAGTGCTGAGATTTCTAAAGTACGCCGTGATATCAGCCGCCGCATTCGTGAACTGACTGAAGAAGACAAACAAGCGGTTCAAGGTAAAAAGTAA
- a CDS encoding YgjV family protein — protein MNIETVELLGYAASIIVAISFTMKQIVRLRVINCIGCVLFTLYGFAIDSVPVIITNGFIAGVNVFYLLRTYKQQKRRG, from the coding sequence ATGAATATTGAAACCGTCGAACTCCTTGGCTATGCAGCGTCCATTATTGTTGCGATCTCATTTACGATGAAACAGATTGTGCGACTGCGCGTGATTAACTGTATCGGCTGCGTACTATTCACACTCTACGGTTTCGCTATTGATTCTGTTCCGGTCATCATCACTAACGGCTTCATTGCTGGTGTGAATGTGTTCTATCTACTGAGAACCTACAAACAACAAAAGCGTCGCGGCTAA
- a CDS encoding bifunctional metallophosphatase/5'-nucleotidase produces the protein MLMKKQQKPLTVSIAHINDTHSYFEPTPLQLTVNHLGQDYHPFVSAGGFARIATRVKALKQQADTDGFLFLHAGDCFQGTLYFSLFKGEANADLLNQLDLDAMALGNHELDLGNEPVGQFVRRINFPLLAGNWNLSQEGKKQYPLANQSNLYHYDPEQQVAQWIEKRINGDSVAIFGLSLDKMADIANPDSDTWFESAQQTAENTLRQIRQAGINKIILLSHLGYDADLELAKAVSGISLIIGGHSHVLQGNFSELGIASQDQYGEKVADTYVVQAGYHALTLGHCEVTFDSEGVISQFAGNNELLVGRRLFVNTEGFEADNDYDAIKQRVQQHPNVVVCRKDPQIKRLLIEKYQTKVRALQQEKLISLPKDLRHIRIPDAQGGSEVAPLVARSFYYAMRQLGYQVDFAMHNAGGVRTSLNQGPLSVADVAGRLLPFVVPIGVYEIQGEHIAAVIEGAINNALGNGVNGTGSGSYPYTYLLTFQYDADAPQGKRVTDIMIAGEPLDLERRYMATSSAYTMKGKEGYDAILQMNGEGIVTEWSMSDCFVKLLSEQPEVATVCLPQSKAQQMR, from the coding sequence TTGCTTATGAAAAAACAACAGAAACCTCTTACTGTGAGCATTGCCCATATCAATGACACGCATTCCTATTTTGAACCGACACCGCTGCAATTGACCGTGAATCATCTCGGTCAGGACTATCACCCGTTCGTTAGTGCTGGGGGCTTTGCTCGTATCGCGACCCGAGTAAAAGCGTTAAAACAGCAGGCTGATACCGATGGTTTCCTGTTTTTACATGCGGGCGACTGCTTTCAAGGCACGCTGTATTTCTCCTTGTTCAAAGGGGAAGCGAACGCGGACTTGCTCAATCAACTTGACCTTGATGCGATGGCGTTAGGTAATCATGAATTAGATCTTGGCAACGAGCCCGTCGGGCAATTTGTTCGACGTATCAATTTTCCTTTATTGGCTGGGAACTGGAACTTAAGCCAAGAGGGCAAGAAACAGTATCCGCTGGCGAATCAATCTAACCTTTATCACTACGATCCTGAGCAACAGGTCGCTCAGTGGATAGAGAAGCGCATCAATGGCGATTCGGTGGCGATTTTTGGTCTGTCCCTCGACAAAATGGCGGATATCGCCAATCCCGATAGCGATACGTGGTTTGAGTCAGCCCAGCAGACGGCAGAAAATACGCTCCGCCAAATCCGTCAGGCGGGTATCAATAAGATTATTTTGCTGAGTCACTTAGGCTATGACGCTGATCTTGAATTGGCAAAGGCTGTCTCAGGCATCAGCTTAATTATCGGTGGACACAGTCATGTGTTACAGGGTAACTTTTCTGAGCTGGGTATTGCTAGCCAAGATCAATACGGTGAAAAAGTCGCTGATACTTATGTGGTTCAGGCTGGATACCACGCATTAACCTTGGGTCACTGTGAAGTTACCTTTGATAGTGAAGGCGTGATTAGCCAGTTTGCCGGTAACAATGAACTGTTGGTGGGAAGGCGACTATTTGTAAACACCGAAGGGTTTGAAGCTGACAATGACTACGATGCGATTAAGCAGCGCGTACAACAACACCCTAACGTTGTGGTTTGCCGTAAAGACCCGCAGATAAAGCGTCTTTTAATCGAGAAATATCAAACCAAAGTACGAGCGTTGCAGCAAGAGAAGTTGATCTCTTTGCCCAAGGACCTACGCCATATTCGAATTCCAGATGCTCAGGGAGGCAGTGAAGTGGCTCCGCTCGTTGCACGATCGTTTTATTACGCCATGCGTCAACTTGGCTATCAAGTCGATTTTGCCATGCATAATGCGGGAGGCGTGCGTACATCACTAAATCAAGGACCTTTGAGTGTCGCCGATGTCGCGGGTCGCTTATTGCCTTTTGTTGTACCTATTGGTGTCTATGAGATACAAGGCGAGCATATCGCCGCTGTGATCGAGGGGGCGATTAACAACGCTTTAGGCAATGGCGTTAACGGCACGGGATCAGGCAGTTATCCTTACACCTACTTGTTGACATTCCAATATGACGCCGATGCGCCTCAGGGTAAACGTGTCACTGATATTATGATTGCTGGAGAGCCGTTAGACTTAGAACGGCGCTATATGGCGACATCCAGTGCCTACACCATGAAAGGTAAAGAGGGTTATGACGCCATCTTGCAGATGAATGGTGAGGGGATTGTCACCGAGTGGTCTATGTCGGATTGCTTTGTCAAATTGCTATCAGAACAACCCGAAGTCGCCACCGTTTGTTTACCACAGTCTAAAGCGCAGCAGATGCGATAG
- a CDS encoding ATP-dependent endonuclease, with translation MKLERVDIAGFRGIKRLSLPLNELTTLIGENTWGKSSLLDALSVALPSNGSLYSFEIRDFHVDYSVAHPQSQSIQIVLTFGAIDTQELHSGRYRKLKPLWQIDDNQQQKIYYRISASRDGHTISQSYAFLDIKGNTLPLHHSEKLAQELMTLHPIIRLRDSRRFYRADTSPIQSNSRIEKRINNTCRRLVSKPGHVDKAEIKSTLNSMRNLVEHYFSFKSHSRSPHKHNRDGVFYNRVNHDGNLVQLIDSTSSQQTRLLLLGLLNAYLQAKGPNQLRRCARPILIVEDPEGRLHPTHLARAWSLLQMLPMQKIVTTNSSDLISTVPMRSIRRLVRQSDRTIATQLAVEQFSKDELRRVGFHIRFHRSRALFARCWLLVEGETEVWLFNELANLCGYNLAAEGVQIIEFAQSGLKSLIKVAKSLDIEWHVVTDGDPAGKKYAATVMHQLSGDHPRHHLTELPDRDIEHFLYQHGFEDFFRELVKIPLDHPVPAKKVVMRVLKKFAKPDLALAIVAECEDRGTESIPLLIRWILKRVVTMANGNV, from the coding sequence ATGAAACTAGAGCGAGTCGACATCGCCGGATTTCGAGGTATTAAACGTCTTTCCCTGCCTCTTAACGAGTTGACTACCCTGATTGGTGAAAATACCTGGGGTAAATCGTCACTGCTTGATGCACTGTCTGTTGCACTGCCATCCAACGGTTCTCTTTATTCGTTTGAGATTCGCGATTTTCATGTGGATTATTCCGTTGCTCACCCTCAATCTCAGAGTATTCAAATTGTCCTTACTTTCGGTGCTATCGACACACAAGAGCTACATTCCGGTCGCTATCGTAAGCTGAAGCCGTTATGGCAAATAGACGATAATCAACAACAGAAAATCTACTACCGTATTAGTGCCAGTCGCGATGGTCATACTATTAGCCAAAGTTATGCATTTTTAGACATTAAAGGCAATACCCTACCATTGCATCACAGTGAAAAGCTGGCTCAAGAATTAATGACTCTGCACCCTATTATCCGTCTACGTGATTCACGCCGCTTTTATCGCGCCGACACAAGCCCGATACAAAGTAACTCACGGATTGAGAAACGCATTAACAATACCTGTCGCAGGCTGGTCTCTAAACCGGGACATGTCGATAAAGCCGAAATCAAAAGCACACTTAATTCAATGCGAAACCTAGTTGAGCATTACTTTTCCTTTAAAAGCCACTCACGCTCACCCCACAAGCATAATCGTGATGGTGTGTTTTACAATCGCGTTAATCATGATGGAAATCTGGTGCAATTGATTGATAGTACCAGTAGTCAACAGACACGTTTGTTGCTACTCGGGTTGCTCAATGCCTACCTACAGGCAAAAGGACCAAACCAATTGAGACGCTGCGCGCGTCCGATACTGATTGTGGAAGATCCCGAAGGGCGACTGCATCCTACTCATTTAGCGAGAGCATGGAGCTTGCTACAAATGTTGCCGATGCAAAAAATCGTCACTACCAACAGCAGTGATCTCATCAGCACCGTGCCCATGCGCTCTATTCGCCGCTTGGTACGTCAGTCAGACCGTACCATCGCGACGCAACTTGCCGTCGAACAATTCAGTAAAGATGAGTTACGCCGCGTTGGATTCCATATTCGATTTCATCGCTCTAGGGCGCTATTTGCTCGCTGTTGGTTGTTGGTTGAAGGCGAAACTGAGGTATGGTTATTTAATGAATTAGCCAACTTATGTGGCTATAACCTTGCGGCTGAAGGGGTGCAAATCATCGAGTTTGCACAATCCGGCTTAAAATCGTTGATTAAGGTGGCCAAATCCCTCGATATTGAGTGGCATGTGGTGACAGATGGTGATCCCGCGGGTAAAAAGTATGCCGCCACCGTCATGCACCAACTTAGCGGTGATCATCCCCGCCACCATCTGACCGAATTACCCGATAGAGATATTGAACACTTCCTATATCAACATGGATTTGAAGACTTTTTCCGTGAGTTAGTCAAAATACCACTCGACCATCCAGTTCCGGCTAAAAAAGTCGTCATGCGAGTATTGAAGAAATTCGCCAAGCCTGATTTAGCCTTAGCGATTGTTGCCGAGTGTGAAGACCGCGGAACGGAATCAATACCATTGCTAATACGTTGGATTTTAAAACGCGTGGTCACTATGGCAAATGGCAATGTGTAA
- a CDS encoding LysR substrate-binding domain-containing protein — protein sequence MRYSLKQLAVFDAIADTGSVSQAADRLSLTQSATSMSLAQLEKMLGRPLFERQGKQMALSHWGVWLRPKAKRLLQDAQQIEMGFYEQHLLSGELKIGASQTPAEHLVPDLISVIDNDFPEMRISLQVRSTDSIIDGLLDYKYDLGIIEGRCDDHRINQETWCSDHLTVVAAAHHPFAQRDKVSLAQLEQARWVLREHGSGTRAIFDSSIHHLIADLDVWREYEHVPVLRSMVSNGQYLTCLPYLDVERFIESGQLVALNVPELKMERTLSFIWRADMAENPLVECVRREGLRMMKHKR from the coding sequence ATGCGTTATTCATTAAAACAGTTGGCAGTATTCGATGCGATTGCTGACACTGGTAGCGTGAGTCAAGCGGCAGACCGATTGTCGCTTACTCAATCCGCCACCAGTATGTCACTTGCGCAGTTAGAAAAGATGCTTGGACGACCTTTGTTTGAAAGACAAGGCAAGCAGATGGCACTCTCTCATTGGGGAGTTTGGTTGAGACCGAAGGCAAAACGCCTGCTACAAGATGCTCAGCAAATAGAAATGGGGTTCTATGAGCAGCATTTATTGAGTGGCGAGCTAAAAATTGGCGCAAGCCAGACACCAGCTGAACACTTAGTGCCTGATCTTATCAGTGTTATTGATAATGATTTCCCAGAAATGCGTATTTCACTGCAAGTCAGAAGTACCGATTCAATTATCGATGGTCTGTTAGATTACAAATACGACTTAGGCATCATAGAAGGGCGCTGTGATGATCACCGTATTAACCAAGAAACTTGGTGCAGCGACCATTTGACGGTCGTCGCCGCTGCACATCATCCTTTTGCACAACGCGATAAAGTCAGCTTGGCTCAACTTGAGCAAGCACGCTGGGTTCTTCGTGAGCATGGTTCCGGTACACGGGCTATCTTTGATAGCTCGATCCACCATTTAATCGCCGATTTAGATGTATGGCGAGAGTACGAACACGTTCCTGTACTGCGAAGCATGGTGTCAAATGGTCAATATCTCACTTGTTTGCCTTATCTCGATGTAGAACGTTTTATTGAGTCGGGGCAACTGGTGGCGCTTAACGTGCCTGAGTTAAAAATGGAAAGGACACTTTCCTTTATCTGGCGTGCTGATATGGCGGAAAACCCGTTAGTCGAGTGTGTTAGGCGTGAAGGGCTACGCATGATGAAACATAAGCGGTAG
- the focA gene encoding formate transporter FocA, translating into MATASSDNGLLFSPVEMMAEAEKFALSKAKKTSSMIFGLAIMAGAFIGLAFLFYITVTTGSADAGWGISRLAGGVAFSMGLILIVICGGELFTSSVLSSISWANKQISFGKMLSIWGKVYIGNFIGAMFLLAIVAAAGLYQLDNGQWGLNALHIAQHKLHHTWLQAFALGVLCNLLVCLAIWLTFSSANAMTKAAMTVLPVAMFVSTGFEHCVANMFMVPLGIVIQNFASPEFWSATGTTAAQFSDLTPMHFLTNNLIPVTFGNIIGGSVLVGLANWSIYRRPQLKATNVTTITQTTEITSVKETTMNSNIIIKDIMNTQPVTLSVEMPTSVALDTLMENNMISAPVIDVEQRLVGFFSVHDVMVDLWCQDYLPEAGQKVVDLMTRDVIAIDANEKLVDVAEYLCIDKDQLYPTTSMGIATRFSTLSVEERAKAIKVSRPQNLPVLENGIFIGMLTRVDVLKAMRPIYGERLNVVTEELATA; encoded by the coding sequence ATGGCAACAGCTAGCTCTGACAATGGTCTACTTTTCTCTCCTGTCGAAATGATGGCAGAAGCAGAAAAGTTTGCACTAAGTAAGGCAAAGAAAACCAGCAGTATGATTTTTGGTCTGGCAATCATGGCGGGCGCGTTTATAGGACTGGCTTTCTTGTTTTACATCACTGTGACCACAGGCAGCGCAGATGCTGGTTGGGGGATCAGTCGATTAGCCGGCGGTGTCGCATTTAGTATGGGGTTAATTCTCATTGTGATATGCGGCGGTGAACTATTTACCAGTTCTGTTTTGTCTAGCATCTCGTGGGCAAACAAACAAATTAGCTTCGGCAAGATGCTCTCTATCTGGGGCAAGGTCTATATCGGTAACTTTATCGGCGCGATGTTCCTACTCGCTATTGTTGCAGCTGCTGGCTTATATCAGCTCGACAACGGTCAATGGGGGCTCAATGCTCTGCATATTGCTCAGCATAAGCTGCATCACACATGGCTACAGGCTTTTGCTTTAGGTGTGTTGTGTAACTTATTGGTCTGTCTCGCGATTTGGCTAACGTTTAGCTCAGCCAATGCCATGACCAAAGCCGCAATGACGGTATTGCCTGTGGCGATGTTTGTCAGCACGGGTTTTGAACACTGTGTCGCAAACATGTTTATGGTGCCACTAGGTATTGTGATTCAAAACTTTGCGAGTCCAGAGTTCTGGAGCGCAACAGGGACAACGGCTGCACAGTTTAGCGATTTAACCCCGATGCATTTTTTAACGAACAACTTAATCCCTGTGACATTTGGCAACATCATTGGTGGTTCTGTACTGGTAGGCCTTGCGAACTGGAGCATCTACCGTAGACCACAACTAAAAGCAACCAACGTTACAACCATTACCCAAACCACCGAAATTACGTCAGTTAAGGAAACCACTATGAACAGCAACATCATTATCAAAGACATTATGAACACTCAACCTGTCACTCTTAGCGTAGAGATGCCAACTTCTGTAGCTCTTGACACGCTTATGGAGAACAACATGATCAGCGCTCCGGTCATCGATGTTGAACAGCGCCTTGTTGGTTTCTTCTCTGTACACGATGTGATGGTTGACCTTTGGTGCCAAGACTACCTACCTGAAGCTGGTCAAAAGGTGGTGGATCTGATGACTCGTGACGTCATTGCCATTGATGCCAACGAAAAGCTCGTCGATGTTGCTGAGTACCTATGTATCGACAAAGACCAACTATACCCAACCACTTCAATGGGTATTGCGACGCGCTTTAGCACACTATCGGTTGAAGAACGTGCCAAAGCCATCAAGGTAAGTCGTCCACAAAACCTACCTGTACTTGAGAACGGTATATTTATCGGTATGTTGACTCGCGTTGATGTACTAAAAGCGATGCGCCCTATCTATGGCGAGCGCCTAAACGTTGTCACTGAAGAACTGGCAACAGCGTAA
- a CDS encoding VWA domain-containing protein yields the protein MINLYLEQLWTQFHFIRPLWLLAYFPLVILIVLRWRRSTKSNWNHIIPKHLQQALIIGEQGWKSQLPLKLLMLILSLAILVCAGPTWQREASPFGEDKGALIIVLDVSQSMQQTDVAPTRLERAKFKIRDLLQQRKGGKTALVVYAGSAHIAMPLTEDNQVFLPLLDAISPKVMPAEGKAAQTALPQIKALSESLPTASILVVSDGVSDLAIQQYGDYFGNNNQLLMVLGVGNQNASSASAPDWASLQDLASNSDGYFYALSLDDGDTANIIDAVERHTQIEGESTMPWKDMGYYLLFPMVLLALVWFRKGWLVQWLWLASLSLPMTYAPDVYAQQSQSDTLVASQATSQDHTPKTTINFFDRAKQHWLDLWMTPEQQGQWYFNRGDYLKAANHYQDPLRKGIAFYYAREFTLAQAQFVQLNDNQTARLYLGNALARQREYLAAKRLFDDLRQNATSDEIKRKAEQNFKAMSELVDEINRLSASQAGSTDGPEESTELGDKPRTGEGADEKTTQQMMLKETLNAQEILGSQELADKWLRKVEADPQKFLRAKFQLQLNQQLEGKQ from the coding sequence ATGATCAACCTCTACTTAGAGCAACTCTGGACCCAATTCCATTTTATCCGCCCCTTGTGGTTGTTAGCGTATTTCCCTCTGGTGATATTGATCGTTTTACGCTGGCGTAGAAGCACCAAATCCAATTGGAATCACATTATCCCCAAGCACTTGCAGCAAGCGTTGATTATTGGCGAGCAAGGGTGGAAAAGTCAGTTACCTTTGAAGTTGCTGATGTTGATTTTAAGCTTGGCTATCTTGGTGTGTGCGGGACCGACATGGCAGCGCGAGGCTTCTCCATTTGGTGAGGATAAAGGGGCGCTGATTATTGTGCTGGATGTTAGCCAAAGCATGCAGCAAACCGATGTTGCGCCGACGCGCTTAGAGCGAGCCAAATTTAAGATCCGTGATTTATTGCAGCAGCGCAAAGGGGGCAAAACTGCCTTAGTGGTGTATGCAGGCAGCGCGCATATTGCCATGCCTTTGACTGAAGACAATCAAGTGTTTTTGCCACTGCTCGATGCCATCAGCCCCAAAGTGATGCCCGCAGAGGGCAAAGCGGCACAGACCGCACTGCCGCAGATCAAAGCCTTGTCGGAGTCGTTACCGACAGCGTCGATACTTGTTGTGTCTGATGGCGTGAGCGATTTGGCAATCCAACAATATGGCGACTATTTTGGCAACAATAATCAACTGCTGATGGTACTTGGCGTGGGTAATCAGAATGCCAGCAGTGCTTCAGCGCCAGATTGGGCAAGTTTGCAAGATTTAGCCTCAAACAGCGACGGTTATTTTTACGCGCTCTCGCTGGATGATGGAGATACTGCCAATATTATTGATGCGGTGGAGCGTCATACCCAGATAGAGGGCGAGTCAACCATGCCATGGAAGGATATGGGTTATTATCTGCTGTTTCCGATGGTCCTGCTGGCGTTGGTTTGGTTTAGGAAAGGTTGGTTAGTTCAGTGGTTGTGGCTCGCGAGCCTGAGTTTGCCGATGACTTATGCTCCCGATGTCTACGCCCAACAAAGTCAGTCAGATACGTTAGTCGCAAGCCAAGCAACCAGCCAAGATCATACCCCTAAAACCACTATCAATTTTTTTGATAGAGCAAAGCAGCACTGGCTCGACTTGTGGATGACACCAGAGCAGCAAGGTCAGTGGTATTTTAATCGCGGCGACTATCTTAAAGCAGCCAATCACTACCAAGATCCGCTGCGTAAAGGTATCGCATTTTATTATGCGCGCGAATTTACGCTGGCTCAGGCTCAGTTTGTACAATTGAACGACAATCAAACGGCACGACTCTACCTTGGCAATGCGCTTGCAAGACAGCGCGAGTATCTTGCCGCTAAACGTCTATTCGATGATTTGCGTCAAAACGCGACCAGCGATGAAATTAAGCGCAAAGCTGAGCAAAACTTTAAAGCTATGAGTGAGTTAGTCGACGAAATTAACCGTTTAAGTGCCAGTCAAGCAGGCTCAACCGATGGGCCGGAAGAGTCAACGGAACTGGGGGATAAGCCAAGAACCGGTGAAGGCGCGGACGAAAAAACCACCCAACAAATGATGCTGAAAGAAACCCTCAACGCACAGGAGATCTTAGGTAGCCAAGAGTTAGCAGACAAGTGGCTGCGTAAGGTTGAAGCGGATCCGCAAAAATTTCTTCGCGCTAAGTTTCAGCTGCAACTGAATCAACAATTGGAGGGGAAACAGTGA